The following nucleotide sequence is from Apium graveolens cultivar Ventura chromosome 4, ASM990537v1, whole genome shotgun sequence.
GAATGCACAATTCTATTTAGTGCAAGAAATACATACTCCTAATAGATTAAAACAGTGGCAAACAACAGTTTGCACTGACTTTTGCTATATAACGGAATGTCAAATTTACATTTCTGATATGATCACTTTTTAACTGTAAACATAACAGAAGAAGAGGTATCTTGGACTAAATTTTGGACATCTAAAAAGAAGAGTTGAAACAATCTCTGCCGAGGAGATAAAACTTGAGATGCAAATAATCAAATATATGCAGTGTGCGATTCTATAATATTCATCTGAACATTTAAAAAACAAGAATTCCTTGTAACGTGAATCCTTCTATACTGATCAGTGGCAAAATTATATGGATTTTAAGGCGGTCCAAAAATTAGTTTAATCTTCAAAGAATAtattaaaagttaataaaaatatagacacaattgtataataattaaattttGAGAAATGGAATGTACAAATAAAAAACAAGTTATACGTACTTTAATTTGAACTTTTATAGCATAATTAGCTTTAATGTCCTTACAAATTGAACTAAAACAACGGAATGAGACAAAAacatataatatattataatagaATTGAAGACGCTCTTGCCTCTATGTACTTGCAACCATGCTGATTAGTTACATGGGTATGTACCTTTTGACTTTTTGTCTCCTCATAGTTATGGAGCTTTGTAAAACATCATATACCATATCTCAAAGCTTACTAAGCGTAAGCAGCTGGAGATTATTTTGACCAAAGTAGATTAATCATTGTACAATTTATAGGGATAACATCATCCCTCACCCAAAAACCTGATGTCTCATTCTCCATGGAATTATCGTATATTcaaagataataatattttcttgtCCTTGTTCATTTTAATAGGAAATTGAAAAGAATTAAAGAATAAAACTTGTACAGAAATGTATATTATGTAGCTATATTCGAAATTTTATCAGTGACCGAAGATGTACAAGATTACTAACCGTCAAAGATCCATTTATGGAGCATACACCAATATAAATCATCATGTTTGTCTGCCCATAGCGCGATTCACAAAACAACACAAGAACCAATACTATAGTTATTGCTGAGGCTGTATAAATAAGAAAAGCTGCaccaaaaattcaagaaaatcaAGACAAAAAATATTGTGTTTTAAATGAAAAATAAACCAAAAGACAGTAAAAACAATCAAAGTGTGTAACTTCACCTGGTTGTGTTGCTAATGCCCAAATTTCATCCACAGAAGAAATGCTATGTTCACCAGGTGCATGAAGAACTATAATGGTAGATCCAATTACACACAAGGCACATCCTAGTATTCCCATTTTCCGTAATTTCTCTTTTAGTAAGAAATGAGCTAAAATAGCACTGTGCATAAAACAAGAAAATATTTTAAGTGGTAAGATTAAAATGACAATAGACTTTCTCTTTTTGAAAaagcaaaaatattttatttcttATGTTAGAACAGAGGAGTAAAGCTGCTAAAGTAGAATTACCTAACAATTATACTTAGTGCTCCAAGTGGTGTCACAAGAACAGCGGGAGCATAGATGTAGGCTACAAAATTTGCAAACTCTCCAACAATCACTGGGGAAAAAAAATTATAAGTGCTCAATTGACTTCTCCACTGTCTTGCAGAAGCAATTTGAAAGCTTAACAGAGTATATACTTACTAGTGATCATGCCAACCCACCATAGTGGTTCCAACAGATACCCATATCCCCCAGCACCTGGTTTAGAAAATGGATCGCCGTTAGATGAAACATTAGAAACAAGTGAACAACACATGAAAATAAGCAATTTATGTAACTAAATTTCTAAAACCTTGGCATTGGGTTGAACAAAACGTCAAAACTAATTACTTTATGTTCATTCATCAGGTATCCATAGCTATGAAGAATACCCAAAATTATATGCAGTCTACATTTTACCAGGTTTTCCAGAGAAAGAGTTATTGGCTTAGACAGCATCAAGAAATGCATTTTATACCAAGGGGTTCCTTTATGTTCATTAAGTGACTTGTCTAGTTGTCGTACACCGTCAACTCTAACTTAATGGTACTTAAATCTGTATATGATTGGTTTGGTCTTGTGACTTGCAgttaaaaatcaaaaaattacTCTTCAAAATGAGGCACATATATTAGAATATGATTGAGGTCGAACATCCAGCTGTATCTGGCAAAACCCAACAACATTGACCGTATTTATAGAATCAAATACCGATATAATCATTTACAGATTAAAATTTCATTAATCACTGGTACAAAAAAAAATCCCTAAATAGTAAAATGTGCAAATATATCTCACAACTCACATGCAGTCTCCTCCGGAGTTTTGGCCAATTTTACATATATTTCTAGTGTATCTCACTGGCAAATGTTGCACAAATTACATCAGAGCAAATATCATTTCCCATTAGTTTGTTTACGATAGGTAAGCTTGGCCCTGGTAGGAAATTCATACCACACGTCCGCCTCTTCACACAAAATTAAATCTACATCACGTTGTTAATTTCATGATTGCACCCCCACATTTGTCGATATTATACCCCCACGGATCAAACAATTAATTCCTTGCACGGAATTCATAATTCAACACATTAGCATATGCAATTCTGCAACTCCACCTTGTGAAACAATCATTTATCTTATCACAAGAACTTCTCGTGTCTCCAATTAAATCAAAACAACATTTCAGCCCTCTTAGACTACGATTCCCAGAATCCAGCTACAAACATTTCCAATCAACTAAACACAAACCAACACTAAGACTGCAGTATCACCAATTCTTGAACTAAAAAACAACACAGGAAAGTTAAATTTCTCGACTTTAATCAACTAAAATCAAGAAAACAATTGGTAAATTAAACTAACAGGCTCTATAATCATACACACATCAAAAAAAGCacataaaaatacaaaatttgaaataaagaaaaaaatcaagaaaaatcgAAACTTGCCAGCATGAGAACCAAATGCAGCAGCACGTTGAAGACCCTTTTTCTTGATAATGAAGCTGGATCCAATAAAAGCACTTGAAGCAACAGCAAGACCAAACCCTAAATAATTGGCCTTA
It contains:
- the LOC141721374 gene encoding putative magnesium transporter NIPA6, whose product is MYKANYLGFGLAVASSAFIGSSFIIKKKGLQRAAAFGSHAGAGGYGYLLEPLWWVGMITMIVGEFANFVAYIYAPAVLVTPLGALSIIVSAILAHFLLKEKLRKMGILGCALCVIGSTIIVLHAPGEHSISSVDEIWALATQPAFLIYTASAITIVLVLVLFCESRYGQTNMMIYIGVCSINGSLTVMSIKAIGIAIKLTFEGSSQVAHFQTWVFVMVAVSCIITQLNYLNKALDTFNTSVVSPIYYAMFTSFTILASAIMFKDWSGQNASDIISVLCGFGTVLLGVAVLHNTREPPPPPSDLYTSLSPQFSWLVHANGEIWKPTDNDELHHEFIGVIRPDYFK